Part of the Zhongshania aliphaticivorans genome, TAAAGCTTGATTGAGTATATGGTGCACCACGGCTTTTTCTTTGGATACCCGGTAGCATATAGTTTGCGGTGAAGGCATTTCGAGCGGAATATCAAAATCACCCAATAGAACTTGGTAACCGGTATCTTGTAGCTGTTTAGCAATATCACAACGATTGGTAAAACATTGCCAGGCGTTATCTGCAAAAGGCAGAGACATGTCAGCAATATGCTCATCAGCAAACCACCACACTTGAGACCCTAAGGAGGAAAACTGGCTATAAAGCGCCGCTAATGCACTATCAGAGCCAAGCCCGTCAGCATTTTTTAAAGTGCCCTGCCGAGGTTTAGCCATATTTTATACTTTCCTTCCCCAAATCGACGTCACCGCCGAGTAAACAATACATTATTCGCTGCCCACATTTTTCACATTATAAACACTCGCCACTTCGGTCTCGGTTAAATACCTATACTCACCTTCAGCTAGGTGCGGATCTAATTGTATTTCACCAATGGCTTCTCTATGTAAGCGAACGACCGCATTCCCTTCAGCACCAAACATCCGCTTTACTTGATGATAGCGCCCCTCACAAATTTTTAGCCTAGCGCTGCAGTCCGCCAGAATAGTCAACTCACCAGGAAGCGTGCGTACTTTATCATCTTTCAAAAATACACCACGAGCAAAATGCGCTATGGTCCGATCATCGATAACATCCGCAGTTTCGATATAATAGGATTTCCAGCATTTACGATGGGGAGACGTAATCGCGTGCGACCAACTACCGTCGTCTGTTAACAACACCAGTCCTGTTGTATCTATATCTAATCGCCCGGCAACATGTAAGCGCTCAGGATTATCTTCATCCAGCAAATCCAAGACGGTTGAGTGTCGACGATCACGAGCAGCGCAAATATAGCCAATAGGCTTGTTTAGCATCAAATATCGCGGTCCCACATGACGCAATGCCGCCCCATTCAAGCTAACTAGGACATCTGAAGACACCATATACCGAACATCTGTCACAACGACGCCACCCACAGCTATATCGCCGGATTTAATCAGCTTTTTAGCATCACTTCGGGAATAATCCGTCACACTAGATAAATAACGATCTAAACGTAGCGGTTTTTTTACTACTTTACTCACAGTCACCAATACTCTTCAGTCAGACGCCCATTGTCGGGCAAGCATCAAGCTAGCTCAAGCCATCTAAACAAAGAACATTATAATGTCGAAATGTAATCGGCAAATATCAATTACACAATCATAAATAGTTACGACACACTAACTAATAGTTTTAAATATATAAACTACTGTTTTATATGTATTTTTTAATTANTAATATACATATATAAAATACTAAGTCACTTTTTTATAGATTCTTGGTGCAATTTTGAGGTACAAATTACCGGTGCCAACTAAAACACTCAAGGACTGGCACACTAAATACAAACTATGGAGAATAGAAATGAGTAAGACACTTCCTATATTCAAAACTGTCGTTATTACAGGCATCACACTAATGTCAGGAATAACCAGCGCAGGACTGTTAAGCACCCTCTCAGACGTACTAAGCAATCCATCAGTTGACCGATCCGTCACAATAGAAAAATGCGTTGAATTACCTGCTTCAGATACCTTCTTTGCGGGCATTGCCACACCACTTACAGGACCAATCGGACTCGATCTTCCCAGCACGGGCAAGATTACAGTGTGCGCAGCAACGAGCTGTGACGTCACCGGCGGTATAGAAATGACACCCGAAGCACCATCATTTTCTGACTGCGACCTCGGTTACTCACTATCAGGCAGCGGAGAAGGCTCCTGCGTGACCACCCTCAAAATTGATACATTACTCGGCGAAAAGACCATTTACGCCGATCGCAGCGCATCCATAGACGGCTACCCTGTATTTCCGCTAGAAGTCTGTCTTGCGAAAACCTCTGACTAATATAAACCTGCCTCCGCAGTCTTGTGCGGAGGCTTACAATTTGGATATTTCATACAAAACGACCCACACCACTACCCGCTCGCTGATCTTTCAATTATCTACAGACAAAAAAAAGGACCCTTAGGGCCCTTTTATCAGCAGTTGAAACTCACATTATTGAGCTTCAGCACCCGCCTCAACATTTGCGTCGATTTTAATGTTAGTCAAACTACGTAATGCTGATTTTTTCTCTTCCATTTTAGCTTTAACCTCTGCTTTTGCAGCTGCACGCTCTTCAGCGCTTGCCTCGGCATCGATCTCTGCTTGAGCTTCGCGTTCTTTTTTGGCTGCCTTACGCTCTGCCTTTTCGGCTTCTGCCTTCGCTTTCATTTCTTCGCGCTTGGCTTTG contains:
- a CDS encoding pseudouridine synthase, which gives rise to MSKVVKKPLRLDRYLSSVTDYSRSDAKKLIKSGDIAVGGVVVTDVRYMVSSDVLVSLNGAALRHVGPRYLMLNKPIGYICAARDRRHSTVLDLLDEDNPERLHVAGRLDIDTTGLVLLTDDGSWSHAITSPHRKCWKSYYIETADVIDDRTIAHFARGVFLKDDKVRTLPGELTILADCSARLKICEGRYHQVKRMFGAEGNAVVRLHREAIGEIQLDPHLAEGEYRYLTETEVASVYNVKNVGSE